The region CGATCGGTGTCGAGTTCGGCGCGGAGCGCTCGTGAGACGAGAGCCGAGTATCTCTCGCTCAGGATGCAGGCCTCTTCTTCACGGCGCCGGACAACACCTTTCCCGTTCAAGGTGACGAGGGCGAGGGCGAGCACGGGTACGGTGTTATTGACACAGTCGACGACCAAGACATCTCGCCTACCCCACTCCGCAGCCGCTGGGTCGCAGTCCTGCTGTTTGCAGTCACCCTCGGGCATTGGTCAGGCAGCCGTACCGACGCCTTCATCGCCGGCCTTCCGACTGCGGCGCGCATGCTTGAGCATGTCACGCCGACCGCCGTCGACATCGATGTCGTCTCACGCTCGCCGGCCCAGGATCTTCGGCTCTTGTGTCTTGGATTGGTTGTGATCGCTTGATGGATTCGCTCGCTCATCTTGTTGATTGAAATGCTGCAAATAAACACTTAGCTTCTACTTCGCGCCCCGAGTATCTCTGTTTGCGGAGGTGGCTTGAGTGATCTCCAGGTACGTTCATGAGAGGGACATACCCTTGGATTCCCAAGCGCTTGGCACCTGCCAACGCGCATTTGATGCCATTCTTGCTGAACTTAGTATAAGTCGTGAACACGAACGAGCCGAAAACATTGCCGCCTTTGTGATCAAATTGTACCAGCAGGGTATTCATGATGAGGAAAAACTCTTTCAGCTGGGCATAACGGCGAGCGGTAACTTGAAATCCTGAACAGGAGTACAACTCTGCTTTGTCGCGCGAGAGTTCCATCAAGTACGAAATCCGCTATCGCGCCGACCTGCGTGTCGCAACCACCGTTGCCGAATCTGCAGTCAATTTCCTGGTCGCCAAGAGCATTGGGAAGAAGCGACAGATGCGCTGGTCTCAGTACGGTGGGTACATCTTTCTAATTCAATCGACGATGCGCAAGGCCAATTGATTGCATTAGTTCCCTGTCTTCTTGGCAGCGACCTTGACGACCTTGGCCGGCGTTGCGGCGACAGTCGGCTTTTCCGCGGAAACAAAACCGGCGCCGATTGCGACGTTCAGAGAGATATAGTCCAGAGCGCTTTGTTGGATAGCCGTAGCCAGGCTTTCCTGCGCATCAGAAACCGAGCGCTGTGCATCGAGAACATCGAGCAGCGAGGAGGCGCCGTCCTTGTAGCTTGCCGTCGAAAGTTCGAGGGCTTCCTGGTAGGATTTCACCTGCGCGCGAAGTGCGGCGACAGTCTGAGCATCGCGGCTGACGGCCGACAGGGCGTTTTCGACCTGTTCGATACCGGACAACACGGTCTGCTTCCAGACGATATACTGTTCGCGGCTGGCGGACCCGGCTTTCTTGACGTTGGCACGCAACGCGCCGCCGTCGAAGATCGGCAGCGACAGGTTTGGGCCGAACGACCAGCTTGTCTTGCTGCCACTGATAGACTTCGTGTGGATGTAGGACGGCGAGATCGCACCACTGAGCGAGATCGTGGGGAAGAGTTGGGCTTCCGCCACGCCGATCTTGGCGGTCGCAGCAGCGAGGTTACGCTCGGCGACACGAATGTCGGGTCGGTTACGGATGAGGTCAGCCGGAACGCCCGTGTCAACGCGGCCCCGGAATACCGGCTGGCTGCCGCCGCTGTGCAACTGAGCGATAATGGTCGCCGACGGCACGTTCAGCAGGGTTGCAATATGATGCAGCGCACGACGGTAACTGATTTCGAGACCCGGAATTTCCGAAAGCGTCGAGTTAACGAGGCCTTCGGCCTGGACCACGTCGAGGCGGGACACGGCGCCGGCATCGAACTGGAATTTGGTGAG is a window of Rhizobium jaguaris DNA encoding:
- a CDS encoding efflux transporter outer membrane subunit, with amino-acid sequence MISIRTAAPALLLLLAGCVSGPDHKPPEMPLAAKFSDGGTKVNGDVSGSQWWTAFGDRKLNALAEQGLAENLSIQQALERINQAQAEVITAGAGGLPSLLVSGGHKTNGEKGSQRTKRETENTIGGNATASWLLDLWGQYRRAKESANASLDAAYSGVDVARLTYLQDLANSYVNVRYYQARVAIAQDNLKSRRETFELTKFQFDAGAVSRLDVVQAEGLVNSTLSEIPGLEISYRRALHHIATLLNVPSATIIAQLHSGGSQPVFRGRVDTGVPADLIRNRPDIRVAERNLAAATAKIGVAEAQLFPTISLSGAISPSYIHTKSISGSKTSWSFGPNLSLPIFDGGALRANVKKAGSASREQYIVWKQTVLSGIEQVENALSAVSRDAQTVAALRAQVKSYQEALELSTASYKDGASSLLDVLDAQRSVSDAQESLATAIQQSALDYISLNVAIGAGFVSAEKPTVAATPAKVVKVAAKKTGN